The Pseudomonas sp. HOU2 DNA window CACGGCGATCCCGCTCTTGTGCCGTCGCGACAGGGCGATACCTTCGAAACCCAGTTCGAACACCAGACTCGGTTTGACGCTACTGACCGGGCCGAATTTTTCCACGGTGGTCTTGCGCACAATGCTGTCGACCTGGCGCATCTCTTCGTCGGTCAGCCCCGAATAGGCCTTGGCGAACGGCACCAGCGCGCGTTGGCTGGACTCCGGCGGGCCGTCCCACACGGCGAAGGTGTAATCGCTGTACAGACTGGCGCGCCGACCATGTCCGCGCTGGGCATAGATCAACACCGCATCGACGCTGAACGGATCGACCTTCCACTTCCACCACACGCCCATGTCCTTGGTCCGGCCTACGCCATACAGCGCGTCACGGGCCTTGAGCATCATGCCCTCGACACCGAGGCGCCGTGAGGCTTCACGCTGTTGGGCGAGATCGAACCAGTCGCTGCCGGTCAGAATCGGCGAGGCCAGTAACACCGGGTTGTTACCGCGGGCGATCACTTGTTCCAGTTGCGCCCGCCGTTCGGCCTGCGGACGGTTACGCCAGTCCTCGCCCTGCCATTCCAGCAAGTCGTAGGCGAGCACCACCACCGGCACCTCTTCGAGGATTTTCCTGTCGAGGGTCTTGCGCCCGATGCGTTGCTGCAGCAGGGCGAAGGGTTGCACCGCCGGTGGTTCTGTCGATTGCGGATCGAAGGCGTCTGCGGTGCTCGGATGGGTGCTTTTCCAGACCACGATTTCGCCGTCGATTACCGTGCCGTCCGGTAACGCGTGGACCAGTGTGTCGAACTCGGGGAAACGCTCGGTCACCAGTTCTTCACCCCGCGACCAGACCCACAGCCGACCCTCGCGCTTGACCACCTGCGCGCGGATGCCATCCCACTTCCATTCCACCTGCCAGTTGCTCGCCGGCCCCAGCAGCCCTTCAAATTCCTCGACCGGTTGCGACAAGGCATGCGCGAGGAAAAACGGGTAGGGCTGGCCGCCACGTTGCGCATGTTCGTCGGCGGACTCCGGCGCGATCAGTTTCAAATAGCTCGCGGCATTCGGCCGGTTCGACAGGTCGGTGTACCCCACCAGGCGCTGCGCCACGCGTTTGCTGTCGAGGCCGGCCATCGACGCCAGAGCGCGGGTGACCAGCAGTTTCGACACGCCGACGCGGAAACTGCCGGTGATCAGCTTGATGCACAGCATCAGGCTCGGCCGATCCAGTTGCGCCCATAGCGCGGGCAGGTGGCGGGCGAGGTACTCCGGGGTTTCACCGCGCAGCGGCAGCAGCTTGTCTTCGATCCATTCGGCAAGGCCGGCTTCGGAGCTGTGTGAATTTTCCGGCAGCACCAGGGAAATCGTTTCCGCCAAATCGCCGACGGATTGATAACTTTCCTCGAACAGCCACGGTTGCAGCCCCGAGACCTCGACGGCCAGTTCGCGCAGGATCCGCACTGGCACCAGTTGGCGTGGGCGCCCGCCGGACAGAAAGTACACCGCCCACGCCGCATCCTGCGGTGCAGCCTGGGCGAAATAGGCTTGCATGGCGGCCAGTTTGGCGTTGCTGGACGTGGTGGCGTCGAGTTCGGCATACAACTCGGCGAAGGCTTTCATGCTTGCACCTCGGCGATCACAGGTTCGGCGGCGATGTTTTCCTCTTCATCGTCGCCGTATTCGGTGTTGAACCCCTGCGCATCCAGACCCTTTTCCCGCAGATGCCGCACCAGCACGCCGATCGAACCGTGGGTGACCATCACGCGTTCGGCGCCGGTCTGTTCGATGGCCCAGAGCAGGCCGGGCCAGTCGGCGTGATCCGACAACACGAAACCGCGATCCACACCGCGCCGCCGGCGGGTGCCGCGCAAACGCATCCAGCCGCTGGCAAACGCATCGCTGAAATCACCGAAGCGGCGCATCCAGGTACTGCCGCCCGCCGAGGGCGGGGCGATCACCAACGCCTGGCGCATGATCGGGTCGGACTTCTTCACATCACCGGCGTAGATCGTCGGCGGCAGGTACACACCGGCCTCGCGGTAAACCCGATTCAGCGGCTCGACTGCACCGTGGCTGAGGATCGGGCCGAGGCTGGCGTCGATGCCGTGCAGAATCCGCTGAGCCTTGCCGAATGAATAACAGAACAGCACGCTGGCCTTGCCCGCCGCAATGTTCGCCTGCCACCACTGGTTGATCTCGTTGAACACCTGCGCCTGTGGCTGCCAGCGATAGATTGGCAGGCCGAAAGTCGATTCGGTGATGAAGGTGTGGCAGCGCACCGGTTCGAACGGCGCGCAGGTGCCATCAGGTTCGATCTTGTAATCGCCGGATGCGACCCAGACCTCACCGCCGTATTCCAGACGCACCTGGGCCGAACCGAGCACGTGCCCGGCAGGGTGGAAACTCAAGGTCACGCCGTGGTGGGTCAGTCGCTGGCCGTAGGCGAGGGTTTGCAGGTTGATGTCCTGACCCAGACGCGCACGCAAAATCCCTTCGCTGGCGCTGCTGGCAAGGTAATGCTGGTTGCCGCCACGGGCATGATCGCCGTGGGCATGAGTGATCACCGAGCGCTCGACCGGGCGCCACGGATCAATATAGAAATCCCCGGCAGGGCAATACAAACCTTCGGGGCGGGCGATAACAAGGTCCATGTCGTTACCAGAATGGAGGGCTTGTTAGCTATGAGGTTGGCGCGAGTCCGGAAGTTCTATCGATTTTAGAAAGCCCCCTCACCCCAGCCCTCTCCCGGAGGGAGAGGGAGCCGACCGAGGTGTCTGGCCAGCTACATCGACCTGAAAGTCCGCGTCGATTATGGATTCGGTGCGGCACGTTCAGGTCGGTGTATTGCGAAAGAACAACTCCGTCAGTCCCCTCTCCCTTGGGAGAGGGTTAGGGTGAGGGGCTTTTGATGTTTGCCTTACTTGCCCGGGGTCAGGGTCAAACGCGTCTTGCCATACACCCGGTCAAAGTTCTGCGGCTGCAGCGGCAAGCCGATGTACTGGCCCTTGAGCCAGGCGTCGATGCCGTTGAGGTAGTTCGGGCTGGCGGGGTTGCCGGACTGGCCGGTGCCGTTCTGCCCCATCAGCGGCTCGCTCTGGCTGAAGTCGACGATGAAACGCATCGACGGCGCACGGGTGGTGTTGAAGTCCTGACCCCAGGTAAACGCCGAGGTATTGAGCGTGGTGTGATCGCCACCGGCTGCCAGCGGGCCGCGAACGGTCTGGCCGTTGGCGTTTTTCCACGTGTAGCTGTGCAGTTTGCCCCACTGCCAGGCCTTGTGATCGCCACCCAACTGACTGTCGCCAGCGTTGATCGCGGCCGCCAGACTGCGCGCCAGAATCTGCGCTTTGTCTTCTTTCTGCGGGGTGCGAAGGTCATCCCAGAACGGGCTGTCTTCGCGCCCGAGCAGGTGATCGGCCTGCGCCGCGTAGGACAAGTCGCCATTGGCAACAAAGGCTTTCCACGCCGGGCTGGACTCGGGGCCAAGTTCGTCGAGGAAGATCTGCTTCATGCTTTCTTGCAGGAACAGTTCATAGATCGCCGCATCCGCCGAGGTCGGGCTGAGCTTGCCGTCAAACGCCATCAACCGCGTGAAGGCTTCGCGCGCCTTGCTGCGATCGGCTTCCGGCAGGGCGTCGATCGCCTGTTTCAGCGGCTGCTTCATGCCCGGCGCTTCAAACATTTTCTTCAGCTTGGCAGCGAAGGTGGTGGTCTGGTCGTACTGCATGGCGATCACGCTGCGACCGTCCTGTTTGCCGCTGTTGGCCAGTTCCGCCAAGCGCTCACCGCGCTCCGGCGCCGCCCACGAGTTGGACAACTGCATGCCGTAGCCGTGAGGAATGACCCGCTGGTTGGCGGTGCCGAGCCAGCCCTGGGTCGGGTCCTGATC harbors:
- a CDS encoding ATP-dependent DNA ligase, whose translation is MKAFAELYAELDATTSSNAKLAAMQAYFAQAAPQDAAWAVYFLSGGRPRQLVPVRILRELAVEVSGLQPWLFEESYQSVGDLAETISLVLPENSHSSEAGLAEWIEDKLLPLRGETPEYLARHLPALWAQLDRPSLMLCIKLITGSFRVGVSKLLVTRALASMAGLDSKRVAQRLVGYTDLSNRPNAASYLKLIAPESADEHAQRGGQPYPFFLAHALSQPVEEFEGLLGPASNWQVEWKWDGIRAQVVKREGRLWVWSRGEELVTERFPEFDTLVHALPDGTVIDGEIVVWKSTHPSTADAFDPQSTEPPAVQPFALLQQRIGRKTLDRKILEEVPVVVLAYDLLEWQGEDWRNRPQAERRAQLEQVIARGNNPVLLASPILTGSDWFDLAQQREASRRLGVEGMMLKARDALYGVGRTKDMGVWWKWKVDPFSVDAVLIYAQRGHGRRASLYSDYTFAVWDGPPESSQRALVPFAKAYSGLTDEEMRQVDSIVRKTTVEKFGPVSSVKPSLVFELGFEGIALSRRHKSGIAVRFPRMLRWRQDKTVDEADSLATLQDLLA
- a CDS encoding ligase-associated DNA damage response exonuclease, with protein sequence MDLVIARPEGLYCPAGDFYIDPWRPVERSVITHAHGDHARGGNQHYLASSASEGILRARLGQDINLQTLAYGQRLTHHGVTLSFHPAGHVLGSAQVRLEYGGEVWVASGDYKIEPDGTCAPFEPVRCHTFITESTFGLPIYRWQPQAQVFNEINQWWQANIAAGKASVLFCYSFGKAQRILHGIDASLGPILSHGAVEPLNRVYREAGVYLPPTIYAGDVKKSDPIMRQALVIAPPSAGGSTWMRRFGDFSDAFASGWMRLRGTRRRRGVDRGFVLSDHADWPGLLWAIEQTGAERVMVTHGSIGVLVRHLREKGLDAQGFNTEYGDDEEENIAAEPVIAEVQA